Proteins co-encoded in one Cercospora beticola chromosome 7, complete sequence genomic window:
- a CDS encoding uncharacterized protein (antiSMASH:Cluster_6~CAZy:GT21), translating into MPPADAVAEAAELSDHHERSTIVLAIATACLIWYAVVQLVCAIGNTQIWRHYSSPERPADIDPSTAPHVTVIRPVKGLEPRLYDCLASTLRQNYARDRLHVRFCISDRNDPSYAVIQRVLQDFPDHDAQLLVEEEDEVLKTRAGSFGPNPKIRNMSRAYREAVGDIIWVIDCNVWVAKGVVGRMVARLEGYGGKTKYKLVHQLPLVVDILGSTKGDETAGLLNGDADSTYQIRTTSSASASFQEGFQRNASTIGGGRLEEAFMSSAHPKFYTAINTVAIAPCIVGKSTMFRKSHLNSLTNDAGIDYFSRNICEDHLIGDLLWKNKVPEELRGEKIGKHAQCFGDLAIQPMANMSVYEYWSRRVRWLRVRKWTVILATWVEPGTESFLCSAYGAFAATTLPWFETAAGIPQTWSAFALVWLASISVWCALDWMLYRKLNSSASIEVDDDTPFFARRNKVQRPFGEWLLSWLGRESLCLPIWLWAFWGGSQVEWRGKKFWVGMDMEVHEMPGEHTERSRISRSASPATPSGKARLD; encoded by the exons atgccGCCTGCGGATGCTGTCGCTGAGGCAGCCGAATTGTCCGATCATCATGAACGTTCCACGATAGTACTGGCCATCGCCACAGCGTGTCTCATTTGGTACGCTGTGGTGCAACTGGTCTGTGCCATTGGCAATACTCAAAT ATGGCGACATTACTCTTCTCCAGAGCGTCCAGCAGACATTGATCCTTCTACCGCTCCCCATGTCACTGTCATCCGACCCGTGAAGGGCCTCGAACCACGACTCTACGATTGCCTCGCTTCCACGCTTCGACAGAACTATGCCAGAGACAGGCTGCATGTTCGCTTCTGTATCAGTGACCGCAATGATCCGTCGTATGCGGTAATTCAAAGAGTGTTGCAAGACTTTCCCGATCATGATGCGCAGCTCCttgtggaggaagaggacgaggtcCTGAAGACACGTGCCGGATCTTTCGGACCAAATCCCAAGATCAGAAACATGAGTAGGGCATACCGGGAGGCGGTGGGAGATATCATATGGGTCATTGACTGCAATGTTTGGGTAGCAAAGGGCGTCGTGGGGCGCATGGTAGCCAGACTTGAGGGCTACGGCGGGAAGACTAAGTACAAGCTGGTGCATCAACTGCCCTTGGTGGTAGACATCCTTGGTTCTACGAAAGGTGATGAGACAGCTGGCTTGCTGAATGGCGACGCTGACAGCACGTATCAAATTCGGACCACCAGCTCTGCGTCTGCCTCCTTCCAGGAAGGCTTCCAACGCAACGCTTCGACAATTGGCGGTGGCCGTTTGGAAGAAGCATTTATGTCCTCTGCACACCCCAAGTTCTACACAGCCATCAACACAGTCGCAATCGCACCCTGCATTGTGGGCAAGAGCACCATGTTTCGCAAGTCACACCTCAACAGCCTAACCAATGACGCTGGGATCGACTACTTCAGCCGAAACATCTGCGAAGATCACCTCATTGGTGATCTACTGTGGAAGAACAAAGTACCAGAGGAGTTGCGCGGGGAGAAGATTGGCAAACATGCTCAATGCTTTGGCGACCTTGCTATCCAGCCCATGGCCAACATGAGTGTGTACGAGTATTGGTCGAGAAGAGTGCGATGGTTACGCGTACGCAAGTGGACAGTGATTCTTGCAACTTGGGTAGAGCCTGGGACTGAGAGCTTCCTCTGCTCAGCGTACGGTGCCTTCGCCGCAACCACACTGCCGTGGTTCGAAACTGCGGCGGGCATCCCACAAACATGGTCTGCGTTTGCCCTGGTCTGGCTAGCCAGTATCTCGGTCTGGTGTGCATTGGACTGGATGCTGTACCGCAAGCTGAACTCCAGCGCGTCTATCGAGGTCGATGACGACACACCATTCTTCGCAAGAAGGAACAAAGTCCAGCGACCTTTCGGCGAGTGGCTCTTGTCATGGCTGGGTCGTGAATCGCTTTGTCTCCCTATCTGGCTATGGGCGTTCTGGGGCGGCTCTCAAGTCGAGTGGAGGGGCAAGAAGTTCTGGGTCGGCATGGATATGGAGGTCCATGAGATGCCAGGCGAACACACAGAGAGGTCGAGAATCAGTAGGTCCGCCTCTCCTGCAACGCCTAGTGGAAAGGCGAGACTAGACTGA
- a CDS encoding uncharacterized protein (antiSMASH:Cluster_6): MDATDVALKCLCGSTFATPQDRHNHQQTRGHILFCSCTRPFKNRNSLKQHQLDTSHSGQKTYAGLEVKPPPPPRNVCPICNKKCANEDGRKAHESDKHPACPTCQQHFASRPQRDGHQIVTGHSYCDEHRVLFASVEAYTKHEGDSEHVKSYECVDCDRAFASQRALDHHLESAGHAATTLAALDRANETESAAAAQALAAAKEEESLRCEECQRDFRSLQGFKDHKASVKHKPLSKLGCPLSAKCNKHFTSPSALLLHLESGACKSGMNRLKLNVLIHQHDTARQITRSKNSGSVIADAGAAGAMPTASELAMGLEALSLAGMGIASQSLQADLQDSRSGIIVEDVSDMESTTSGVLIPTPLRSRASSVTGGVVLTPSGSASEWSFVNHNKPDKSFTPSTSDVQTESRIALDPKTGLWPCYVSGCIKSFKNEQRLQQHLYSPFHAPKIFHCPTSLVMEGKEHEQVFKTISGFAMHLESGNCVGGKEALAKIAGLFEKKIAMVTGKGVKLLLEQE, encoded by the coding sequence ATGGACGCGACCGATGTGGCACTCAAGTGCCTGTGTGGTAGTACTTTCGCCACCCCTCAAGACCGGCACAACCACCAACAGACTCGAGGTCATATCTTGTTCTGCTCCTGCACCCGCCCATTCAAGAATAGGAACTCCCTGAAGCAGCATCAGCTCGACACTTCACACTCAGGCCAGAAGACTTATGCTGGTCTCGAGGTGAAgcctccgccaccaccacgcaATGTCTGTCCGATCTGCAACAAGAAGTGCGCCAATGAAGATGGCCGCAAGGCGCACGAGTCTGACAAGCATCCCGCATGCCCAACTTGCCAGCAGCACTTTGCATCACGACCACAGCGCGATGGGCACCAGATCGTTACAGGCCACTCCTACTGTGATGAGCATCGCGTACTCTTCGCAAGTGTGGAGGCATACACCAAGCACGAGGGCGACTCTGAACATGTCAAGAGTTATGAGTGTGTCGACTGTGATCGCGCTTTCGCCAGCCAGCGTGCACTCGATCATCATCTCGAGAGCGCCGGACATGCTGCTACAACATTGGCGGCCCTGGACCGTGCCAATGAGACGGAgagcgccgctgctgcccaaGCTCTGGCTGCAgccaaagaagaggagagcttGAGATGCGAGGAATGTCAGAGAGACTTCAGGAGTCTACAAGGCTTCAAGGACCATAAGGCCTCTGTGAAACACAAGCCTCTCAGCAAGCTCGGATGTCCGTTGTCCGCTAAGTGCAACAAGCACTTCACCTCTCCTTCGGCCCTACTCCTCCATCTCGAGAGCGGTGCATGCAAGAGCGGAATGAACAGACTGAAGCTCAATGTGCTCATCCACCAACACGACACCGCACGCCAGATCACTCGCAGCAAGAACTCGGGTAGTGTCATTGCGGatgctggcgctgctggtgctATGCCAACTGCCTCAGAACTCGCTATGGGCCTCGAAGCTCTCTCGCTGGCGGGTATGGGTATTGCCTCACAGTCCTTGCAAGCCGATCTACAGGACTCTCGCAGTGGAATCATTGTTGAGGATGTCTCCGATATGGAAAGCACCACCAGTGGCGTTCTCATTCCCACTCCGTTACGGAGCCGTGCTTCCTCTGTCACGGGTGGCGTCGTTCTCACCCCAAGCGGTTCTGCAAGCGAGTGGTCCTTCGTCAACCACAACAAGCCCGACAAGTCCTTCACGCCTTCGACTTCCGACGTTCAAACCGAGAGCCGTATCGCCCTCGACCCGAAGACTGGCTTGTGGCCTTGCTATGTCTCCGGCTGCATCAAGTCCTTCAAGAACGAGCAGCGTCTCCAACAGCACCTCTACTCGCCTTTCCACGCTCCGAAGATCTTTCACTGCCCTACGAGTCTGGTCATGGAGGGCAAAGAGCACGAACAGGTGTTCAAGACGATCAGCGGCTTCGCGATGCATCTCGAGAGTGGCAACTGCGTCGGAGGAAAGGAGGCTTTGGCGAAGATTGCTGGGttgttcgagaagaagatcgcgatGGTCACTGGAAAGGGTGTGAAGTTGCTGTTGGAACAGGAGTAG
- a CDS encoding uncharacterized protein (CAZy:CE16~antiSMASH:Cluster_6): MEISFHIALYSGDSYTATGFSLSQQSQPSPGNPFGNPIYPGARQSGGNIYLDIVSSNVLRNQTPIYNSAVGANPVNYSRAQFSQQYIVQGPVKDFRDQQAQFEILNRNKSSLGWNSTNSLFISFFGINDVAVQIYSGRNSASVYEPILRADVADYWGLVERQYRLGARRFLTVLVPPINRAPVFDYGNSSNAADVARAISYWNSQMIAGNQTFAQRFPAARSRIFDHTSTFNQYLDNPRTFGVPNATCFSSPDGQPCLWRDFIHPGIRIQRALGLAIGRIVAAF; the protein is encoded by the exons ATGGAGATATCTTTTCACATT GCGTTGTACAGCGGCGATTCATATACAGCAACAGGCTTCAGCCTCTCTCAACAATCACAGCCTTCCCCAGGCAATCCTTTCGGTAACCCGATATATCCAGGAG CCCGACAATCCGGCGGCAACATCTACCTTGacatagtctcctctaacgTCCTCCGCAACCAAACCCCAATCTACAATTCCGCGGTCGGCGCCAACCCGGTAAACTACAGCCGAGCTCAATTCTCCCAACAATACATCGTCCAAGGCCCCGTCAAAGACTTCCGCGACCAACAAGCACAATTCGAAATCCTGAATCGAAATAAAAGTTCTCTAGGATGGAATTCCACGAACAGTCTATTCATCAGCTTTTTCGGCATTAATGATGTCGCTGTGCAGATTTACTCTGGAAGGAATAGTGCGAGTGTTTATGAACCGATTTTGAGGGCGGATGTGGCGGATTATTGGGGACTGGTTGAGAGGCAGTATCGTTTGGGTGCGAGGAGGTTTCTGACTGTTTTAGTGCCTC CCATCAACCGCGCCCCCGTCTTCGACTACGGCAACTCCAGCAACGCAGCTGACGTTGCCCGAGCTATCTCTTATTGGAACTCACAAATGATCGCAGGCAATCAGACTTTCGCTCAGAGGTTCCCGGCCGCCCGATCACGAATTTTCGATCACACGTCGACGTTCAATCAGTACTTGGATAATCCGAGGACTTTTGGGGTGCCGAATGCGACTTGTTTCAGCTCACCAGATGGACAGCCATGTCTATGGAGAGACTTCATTCATCCTGGAATCAGAATTCAGAGGGCGTTGGGACTGGCGATTGGGAGGATTGTCGCGGCATTTTGA
- a CDS encoding uncharacterized protein (antiSMASH:Cluster_6~SMCOG1294:Nitrilase/cyanide hydratase and apolipoprotein), translating into MKVAILQFNPRLGEVEANISHANELLSRCLANIELLVLPEMAFTGYNFPSTEAISPYLEPTTSGPTTQWAIKTAQERQCHVIVGYPEKTVPSPNDPLGTASQNFNATVTVSPTGKVIATYRKSFLYYTDETWATEGFRSAATGMPFYASHLPALGQVGHGICMDINPYRFESPWTNYEFATTMLKNQCRLVILSMAWLTRLTPEDTATSPESPDMETVAYWLERFWPFVDSAPQEPIVVVFANRCGSEGSGKGLMKMEHGETIEMGDRVAYAGSSCVMRFQDGTVKLWERADGKGKGDVGLLGKGEEGVLVVDTGIQASFLLQQKGGA; encoded by the coding sequence ATGAAGGTAGCCATCCTGCAATTCAATCCTCGCCTCGGCGAAGTAGAAGCCAACATCAGCCACGCCAACGAACTACTCTCAAGATGTCTCGCCAACATAGAGCTCCTGGTCCTTCCTGAGATGGCCTTCACAGGCTACAACTTCCCCTCAACCGAAGCCATATCGCCATATCTGGAACCCACAACCAGCGGCCCAACAACGCAATGGGCAATTAAGACCGCCCAAGAACGACAATGTCACGTAATAGTAGGCTATCCCGAGAAGACAGTTCCCTCGCCCAACGATCCTCTTGGAACAGCATCCCAAAATTTCAACGCCACAGTCACGGTATCGCCCACTGGCAAGGTCATAGCCACCTACCGCAAatccttcctctactatacaGACGAGACTTGGGCGACTGAAGGATTCCGCTCCGCTGCAACCGGTATGCCATTCTATGCATCACATCTTCCAGCACTCGGGCAAGTTGGACATGGAATTTGCATGGACATCAATCCCTACCGCTTCGAATCCCCTTGGACAAACTACGAATTCGCCACGACGATGCTCAAGAATCAATGCCGGCTGGTCATATTGAGCATGGCGTGGCTGACACGTCTGACGCCCGAAGATACTGCGACGAGTCCAGAAAGTCCGGATATGGAGACTGTGGCATATTGGTTGGAGAGATTCTGGCCGTTTGTGGATAGTGCGCCACAGGAACCGATTGTGGTTGTGTTTGCGAATCGGTGTGGGAGTGAGGGGAGTGGGAAGGGTttgatgaagatggagcACGGCGAGACGATTGAGATGGGGGATCGCGTGGCGTATGCGGGGTCGAGTTGTGTGATGAGGTTTCAAGACGGGACTGTGAAGTTGTGGGAGAGGGCTGATGGGAAGGGGAAGGGTGATGTTGGGTTGCTGGGGAAGGGAGAGGAGGGTGTACTAGTGGTTGATACTGGTATTCAGGCCAGTttcttgctgcagcagaagggcGGTGCTTGA
- the RPL39 gene encoding 60S ribosomal protein eL39 (antiSMASH:Cluster_6) — MPSHKTFRTKQKLAKAQKQNRPIPQWIRLRTGNTIRYNAKRRHWRKTRIGI, encoded by the exons ATGCCT TCCCACAAGACTTTCcgcacgaagcagaagctcgcAAAGGCGCAGAAGCAAAACCGCCCAATTCCTCAGTGGATCCGTTTGAGGACTGGCAACACCATCCG CTACAACGCCAAGCGACGACACTGGCGCAAGACTCGCATTGGTATCTAA
- a CDS encoding uncharacterized protein (antiSMASH:Cluster_6), whose protein sequence is MSQPQFAALTDRDVNTQINSNGGNAQNEKMQGEQHKAVSGLNGKASGTYVSPSDAILSPASQKLAGFKQRQINKQSNNSKPTARSLFSRTASSVSQLEDADDIKQ, encoded by the exons ATGTCTCAACCACAATTCGCCGCTCTGACTGACCGCGATGTCAACACTCAAATCAACTCCAACGGCGGCAATGCCCAGAACGAGAAGATGCAAGGCGAACAGCATAAGGCTGTTTCTGGATTGAATGG CAAAGCCAGCGGCACATACGTCTCACCTTCAGACGCCATCCTCAGCCCAGCCAGCCAGAAACTCGCAGGCTTCAAGCAGAGACAGATCAACAAGCA ATCCAACAACTCCAAACCAACAGCCCGCTCCCTCTTCTCCCgcaccgccagcagcgtTAGCCAGCTCGAAGACGCGGACGACATCAAGCAGTAG
- a CDS encoding uncharacterized protein (antiSMASH:Cluster_6) yields MDSDSDSSLSEAPEEEVKKLAPIFLKAKKATKLAAPPPKASPPRPKREPSPPHEEVLADNPDIAFIVMFRSRFNEAFPGKCPQFGPQDIERGVVDSIPSPEIQHLLCALLGLVLNRKKPVERTSYGRALEEAMLSHKSQWPHKWEGHNPLHGGKDFNNMSPSERLNLLRTLIIWALGSSELISGIIKDKYKQQRHNDDQNQPLSVQPWGNDGDNRRYFLVQGLDDTSFRIYREGSRHTRNAHWYSQAGTIDEAKALAEKLEKIDGTQKARTLAVKINNAVPMFEATEEKRNRRIYRQQRRAAFTRPEPGFGIYEGRTRGKRMRYTYDEDVEDDSDATSTRRSTRHQSARSTPFESGPQYTASGRQINKPQRGEYGESLLSTNVMSTDELGPEYDTEGRSQRAGTDDSDPVKPNGRPSRGNRNVNYAVTNPRKRKHIEGYNDIDEMSDEDDAAASGEEWNSDQNEDEDMDDAPDAPDADSERSEDDEEDDGDDSTRSLVVKLKLPHSTLGRSRDTPPTSPPRPQEDGLTCERLEAPEEKAGNGVAAASIATTNGDAIEGAAESKVITTAPPSSGAIHTLTPVSPKKSPQVLVPAVEQPSLASAPLENGVLNPGAAAVINAVNGGDVRAGQTL; encoded by the exons ATGGACTCCGACAGTGACAGCAGCCTGTCAGAGGCGCCAGAAGAGGAggtcaagaagctcgcgCCCATTTTCCTCAAAGCGAAAAAGGCGACCAAGTTGGCTGCTCCTCCGCCAAAGGCCTCACCTCCCAGGCCAAAGAGAGAGCCTTCGCCGCCGCatgaagaagtactagcagATAACCCGGACATTGCA TTCATCGTAATGTTCCGCTCACGCTTCAACGAAGCCTTTCCTGGCAAATGCCCGCAGTTTGGACCGCAGGATATTGAACGAGGAGTGGTCGACAGCATTCCGAGCCCAGAAATACAGCACTTGCTTTGTGCATTGCTAGGCTTGGTGCTGAACAGAAAGAAGCCGGTCGA GCGAACCTCATACGGACGCGCACTAGAGGAAGCAATGCTTTCGCACAAGAGCCAGTGGCCGCACAAGTGGGAGGGACACAACCCGCTGCATGGCGGCAAGGACTTCAATAACATGTCGCCCAGCGAGCGA CTCAATCTGCTCCGCACATTGATCATCTGGGCTCTTGGATCCTCTGAGCTGATCTCAGGAATCATCAAGGATAAATACAAGCAACAGCGCCATAACGACGATCAGAACCAGCCCCTCTCCGTGCAGCCTTGGGGCAACGACGGGGACAACAGACGCTACTTCCTGGTGCAAGGTCTGGACGACACGAGCTTCAGGATCTACAGGGAGGGCAGCAGGCATACTAGGAATGCACATTGGTACAGCCAAGCAGGCACGATAGACGAGGCGAAGGCATTggcagagaagctggagaagattgATGGAACACAAAAGGCTCGCACGCTGGCAGTGAAGATCAACAATGCTGTGCCCATGTTCGAGGCCACGGAAGAGAAGCGAAACCGCCGCATATATCGGCAACAGCGTCGCGCTGCGTTCACGAGACCAGAGCCTGGGTTTGGCATCTACGAAGGTCGGACACGCGGCAAGCGGATGCGGTATACCTatgacgaagatgtcgaagacgaCTCAGACGCTACCTCTACACGTCGATCGACCCGGCATCAGTCGGCCAGGAGCACGCCTTTCGAAAGTGGTCCACAGTACACTGCCTCTGGTCGTCAGATCAACAAACCGCAGCGTGGGGAATACGGCGAATCTTTGCTAAGCACGAATGTCATGAGTACTGACGAGCTCGGCCCTGAGTATGATACCGAAGGGCGGTCTCAGCGTGCCGGAACGGACGACTCTGATCCTGTCAAACCGAATGGCAGACCATCACGGGGAAACCGCAATGTCAACTATGCTGTCACGAATCCAAGAAAGCGAAAGCACATCGAGGGGTACAACGACATTGACGAGATgagtgatgaagacgatgccgCAGCAAGCGGCGAAGAATGGAATTCGGACCaaaacgaggacgaagacatgGACGACGCTCCAGACGCCCCAGACGCCGATTCGGAACGTagtgaggacgatgaagaggacgatggTGACGATTCGACCAGAAGCCTGgtggtgaagctgaagctaCCGCACAGCACACTCGGCCGCTCGCGTGATACGCCACCAACTAGTCCACCTAGGCCTCAGGAGGATGGGCTAACATGCGAGCGTCTTGAAGCGCCAGAGGAGAAAGCAGGCAATGGTGTCGCAGCGGCATCTATTGCTACTACGAATGGCGATGCCATCGAAGGAGCTGCGGAGTCCAAGGTCATCACCACTGCACCGCCATCGTCTGGTGCCATCCACACTTTGACGCCAGTCTCGCCCAAGAAGTCTCCGCAAGTCCTCGTCCCGGCAGTGGAACAACCCAGTCTTGCATCAGCTCCACTGGAGAACGGAGTGCTGAATCCAGGCGCAGCGGCTGTGATCAATGCAGTCAATGGAGGCGATGTTCGTGCCGGCCAAACTTTGTAA